The following coding sequences lie in one Takifugu flavidus isolate HTHZ2018 chromosome 4, ASM371156v2, whole genome shotgun sequence genomic window:
- the phf2 gene encoding lysine-specific demethylase phf2 isoform X1, which yields MATVPVYCICRLPYDVTQFMIECDACKDWFHGSCVGVDEDDAPDIDIYHCPNCEKTHGKSTLKKKRNWSKYDTGQSTDIKAVQNGSQVFIKELRSRTFPSADDVLVKLSGTQLTVEHLEQDGFSEPILAQKKEGLGLAMPPPTFYISDVENYVGPDVVVDVVDVTKQTDSKMKLKEFVDYYYSTNRKKVLNVINLEFSDTRMNNIVESPQIVRQLSWVENYWPDDALLGKPKVTKYCLICVKDSYTDFHIECGGASVWYHVLKGEQIFFLIKPTSANLSLYERWRSSSNHSEMFFADQVDKCYKCTLKQGQTLFIPSGWINAMLTPVDCLAFSGHFIHNLSVEMQMRAYEIEKRLKIRTLTPFPNFETACWYVGRHLLERFKALHKVNKQPAPYLLNGAKIINGAFRSWTKKQALLEHEDELPENMKPSQLIKDLAKEIRLSENANKAVKNEPIVAPSEPVEHPASAHSDPEEPVSPAQVLSQSRVKARQKTPKSTKAHKAPKPPKVPKAPKTPKVKEGGKKKAKKFKETSLPLKASSFAALESHAKDILSKMDDSKKAKVVKNLLSMSAKEIPKQNNMEKFEIREQSKNKTEAKWKYKNSKPDSLLKMEEESKVDRTLLSSNKDKFSFTMSHKKMLSSKILKPQTNSGVFGSLQNLKDNKSKPVRDEYEYVSDEGELKIDEFPIRRKKTSARRDQSLFSDLREPLQPSKKSKFQPLVSRTAESSDEEMLHIDTESKPEVKGSSLKVRKKDHSAAGILDLLQASKQVGGIDYSTNSQPPASPSTQEAIQGMLSMANLSSSESLQQPWSNSQSKNHSQLKNNSHGAAAGKKSGGGGFGGGDMKRPTKHLCKKTRKSSSVESQDYDDDQDHLEACFRDSDYVYPSLESEEDNPVFKSRSKKRKSSDDTPYNPTARVGPSVPRHERPARDGARVASIETGLAAAAAKLSHQEEQKSKKKRKSAKRKVIEHPQSNSRDSSSPEPNPESQDDCLSDYAFNAETVRAPEGPKPMAPGVFLNQRQSSIHSPSSNHNSAKFTSINSSGVAKGDHTATAEAKAKRLKKGMATAKQRLGKILKIHRNGKLLL from the exons ATGGCGACTGTACCAGTATATTGTATTTGCAGATTACCTTACGACGTGACCCAGTTCATGATCGAGTGCGATGCTTGCAAGGACTGGTTCCACGGCAG CTGCGTTGGGGTGGATGAAGACGACGCTCCAGATATCGACATATATCACTGTCCAAACTGTGAAAAAACACACGGCAAATCCACAC TAAAAAAGAAACGGAACTGGAGTAAATATGACACAGGACAAAGCACAGATATCAAAGCGGTTCAGAACGGCAGCCAGGTGTTTATAAAGGAGCTGCGCAGTCGGACGTTTCCAAG CGCTGACGATGTGCTGGTGAAGCTGAGCGGCACCCAGCTGACCGTGGAGCACCTGGAGCAGGACGGCTTCAGCGAGCCCATCCTGGCTCAGAAGAAAGAGGGTCTGGGCCTGGCGATGCCGCCCCCGACCTTCTACATCAGTGACGTGGAGAACTACGTTG GTCCTGACGTCGTCGTGGACGTGGTCGACGTCACCAAGCAGACCGACAGCAAGATGAAGCTCAAAGAGTTTGTTGATTATTACTACAGCACCAACAGAAAGAAAGTGTTGAACGTCATCAACCTCGAGTTCTCCGACACGCG GATGAACAACATAGTTGAGAGTCCGCAGATTGTTCGGCAGCTGTCTTGGGTGGAAAACTACTGGCCCGACGACGCTCTGCTCGGGAAACCCAAGGTCACCAAATACTGTCTCATCTGCGTGAAGGACAGCTACACAGACTTCCACATCGAGTGTGGGGGGGCTTCGGTCTGGTATCACGTTCTGAAG GGGGAGCAGATCTTCTTCCTGATCAAGCCCACCTCTGCGAACCTGTCCCTGTACGAGCGCTGGAGGTCCTCGTCCAACCACAGCGAGATGTTCTTCGCAGACCAGGTGGACAAGTGTTACAAATGCACTCTGAAGCAAGGCCAGACTCTGTTCATCCCATCAG GTTGGATCAATGCAATGCTGACTCCGGTCGACTGTTTGGCCTTTTCTGGGCACTTTATCCACAACCTGAGCGTGGAGATGCAGATGAG GGCGTATGAGATCGAGAAGAGGTTAAAGATCAGGACGCTCACTCCGTTCCCCAACTTTGAAACCGCATGTTGGTACGTGGGACGACACCTGCTGGAGCGATTCAAAG CGTTGCATAAAGTTAATAAGCAACCTGCCCCGTACCTGCTCAATGGTGCCAAAATCATCAACGGAGCCTTCAGATCCTGGACAAAGAAACAG GCCCTCTTGGAACACGAAGACGAGCTTCCAGAAAACATGAAGCCATCCCAGCTCATCAAGGATCTGGCCAAAGAGATCAGACTCTCGGAG AATGCAAACAAAGCTGTCAAGAACGAGCCCATCGTTGCTCCCTCGGAACCGGTCGAGCATCCAGCATCCGCCCACTCAGACCCGGAGGAGCCGGTTTCCCCGGCTCAAGTGCTGTCGCAAAGCCGAGTCAAAGCCCGGCAGAAAACACCAAAGTCCACCAAAGCCCACAAGGCTCCGAAACCCCCGAAGGTGCCGAAGGCCCCCAAGACTCCCAAGGTGAAGGAAGGCGGGaagaagaaagcaaagaaatTCAAAGAGACCTCGCTGCCTCTGAAGGCGTCCAGCTTCGCTGCTCTCGAGTCACACGCAAAGGACATTTTAAGTAAAATGGACGATTCAAAGAAGGCAAAG GTTGTCAAAAATCTCCTGAGCATGTCGGCAAAGGAGATACCAAAACAGAACAACATGGAGAAGTTTGAAATAAGAGAACAGAGCAAAAATAAGACCGAAGCAAAATGGAAATATAAG AACAGCAAACCGGATTCTTtgctgaagatggaggaagaaagCAAAGTGGACCGGACGCTGCTGTCAAGCAATAAGGACAAATTCAGCTTTACCATGTCCCACAAGAAAATGCTCAG TTCCAAGATCCTGAAGCCTCAGACCAACTCCGGCGTCTTCGGATCCTTGCAAAACCTGAAGGACAACAAGTCCAAGCCCGTGAGGGACGAATACGAGTACGTCTCGGACGAGGGGGAGCTGAAGATCGACGAGTTCCCCATCAGGCGGAAAAAGACCTCGGCGAGGAGGGATCAGTCCC TTTTCTCAGACCTCAGAGAACCCCTTCAGCCATCAAAGAAGTCCAAGTTCCAGCCTTTGGTGAGCAGG ACCGCCGAGTCTTCGGATGAGGAGATGCTGCACATAGACACGGAGTCCAAGCCGGAGGTGAAAGGGTCCAGTTTGAAGGTTAGGAAAAAGGACCACAGTGCTGCAGGGattctggatctgctgcaggcaAGCAAGCAAGTTGGTGGGATTGACTACAGCACTAACAG TCAGCCGCCTGCGTCTCCGAGCACGCAGGAGGCCATTCAGGGCATGCTGTCCATGGCCAACCTGTCGTCTTCAGAGAGCCTGCAGCAGCCGTGGAGCAACAGTCAGTCCAAAAACCACAGCCAGCTGAAGAACAACTCGCACGGTGCGGCGGCGGGGAAgaagagcggcggcggcggcttcgGCGGCGGCGACATGAAGCGGCCGACCAAACACCTCTGTAAAAAGACCAGGAAAAGCAGCAGCGTAGAAAGTCAGGACTACGATGACGACCAGGATCACCTGGAGGCGTGTTTCAGAGACTCGGATTACG TTTACCCCTCGCTGGAGTCCGAAGAGGATAATCCCGTTTTTAAATCCAGATCAAAGAAGCGCAAAAGCAGCGACGACACTCCGTATAACCCCACAG CTCGCGTTGGACCTTCGGTTCCTCGCCACGAGCGTCCGGCGAGGGACGGCGCCCGAGTGGCCTCCATAGAAACGGGCCTGGCGGCGGCTGCGGCGAAGCTGTCGCATCAG gaggagcagaaatcgaagaagaagaggaaaagcgCCAAGCGGAAGGTGATCGAGCATCCGCAGAGCAACTCGCGGGACAGCAGCTCGCCGGAGCCCAACCCGGAGTCCCAAGACGACTGCCTGAGCGATTACGCCTTCAACGCCGAGACTGTTAGAGCGCCCGAGGGGCCGAAGCCCATGGCCCCCGGCGTCTTCCTCAACCAGAGGCAATCGTCCATCCACTCGCCCAGCAGCAACCACAACAGCGCCAAATTCACAAGCATCAACAGCAGCGGCGTCGCCAAGGGCGACCACACGGCGACGGCCGAGGCCAAAG CAAAGCGACTAAAGAAAGGAATGGCAACGGCCAAACAGAGACTGGGAAAGATCCTAAAGATCCATCGAAACGGGAAGCTGCTCCTGTAG
- the pdrg1 gene encoding p53 and DNA damage-regulated protein 1 has translation MVMYYRLRPSYKKKKRKQRRRRSVNNGRGDTQRVLEYLTQVEETAEDVLSTKQQIVDLDSKRNRNREALSAIKNEMSDTEKVKVCFGSIFIKFPKLKTTEMIHKDQQQLDEEIKALRKGLKEKVNRLNEIQGKPELKGYRIAPLSSDEVKIINSFLKG, from the exons ATGGTCATG TATTATAGGTTACGACCGTCgtacaagaagaagaagcggaagcaaagaagaagaagaagcgtaAACAATGGACGCGGAGACACGCAGCGGGTTTTAGAATACTTGACTCAAGTTGAGGAAACAGCTGAAGATGTGCTCTCCACCAAACAACAG ATCGTGGACCTGGATTCCAAAAGAAACAGGAACAGAGAGGCACTGAGTGCTataaaaaatgaaatgtcaGATACAG AGAAAGTGAAGGTTTGCTTTGGAAGTATATTCATCAAATTTCCCAAGCTGAAGACAACTGAAATGATTCACAAAG accagcagcagctggatgaggAGATTAAAGCCCTTCGCAAAGGACTAAAGGAAAAAGTCAATCGTCTCAATGAGATACAAG GTAAACCTGAGCTGAAAGGTTACAGGATCGCTCCTCTGTCTTCTGATGAAGTCAAGATTATTAACAGCTTCTTAAAGGGATGA
- the phf2 gene encoding lysine-specific demethylase phf2 isoform X2 produces the protein MATVPVYCICRLPYDVTQFMIECDACKDWFHGSCVGVDEDDAPDIDIYHCPNCEKTHGKSTLKKKRNWSKYDTGQSTDIKAVQNGSQVFIKELRSRTFPSADDVLVKLSGTQLTVEHLEQDGFSEPILAQKKEGLGLAMPPPTFYISDVENYVGPDVVVDVVDVTKQTDSKMKLKEFVDYYYSTNRKKVLNVINLEFSDTRMNNIVESPQIVRQLSWVENYWPDDALLGKPKVTKYCLICVKDSYTDFHIECGGASVWYHVLKGEQIFFLIKPTSANLSLYERWRSSSNHSEMFFADQVDKCYKCTLKQGQTLFIPSGWINAMLTPVDCLAFSGHFIHNLSVEMQMRAYEIEKRLKIRTLTPFPNFETACWYVGRHLLERFKALHKVNKQPAPYLLNGAKIINGAFRSWTKKQALLEHEDELPENMKPSQLIKDLAKEIRLSENANKAVKNEPIVAPSEPVEHPASAHSDPEEPVSPAQVLSQSRVKARQKTPKSTKAHKAPKPPKVPKAPKTPKVKEGGKKKAKKFKETSLPLKASSFAALESHAKDILSKMDDSKKAKVVKNLLSMSAKEIPKQNNMEKFEIREQSKNKTEAKWKYKNSKPDSLLKMEEESKVDRTLLSSNKDKFSFTMSHKKMLSSKILKPQTNSGVFGSLQNLKDNKSKPVRDEYEYVSDEGELKIDEFPIRRKKTSARRDQSHLREPLQPSKKSKFQPLVSRTAESSDEEMLHIDTESKPEVKGSSLKVRKKDHSAAGILDLLQASKQVGGIDYSTNSQPPASPSTQEAIQGMLSMANLSSSESLQQPWSNSQSKNHSQLKNNSHGAAAGKKSGGGGFGGGDMKRPTKHLCKKTRKSSSVESQDYDDDQDHLEACFRDSDYVYPSLESEEDNPVFKSRSKKRKSSDDTPYNPTARVGPSVPRHERPARDGARVASIETGLAAAAAKLSHQEEQKSKKKRKSAKRKVIEHPQSNSRDSSSPEPNPESQDDCLSDYAFNAETVRAPEGPKPMAPGVFLNQRQSSIHSPSSNHNSAKFTSINSSGVAKGDHTATAEAKAKRLKKGMATAKQRLGKILKIHRNGKLLL, from the exons ATGGCGACTGTACCAGTATATTGTATTTGCAGATTACCTTACGACGTGACCCAGTTCATGATCGAGTGCGATGCTTGCAAGGACTGGTTCCACGGCAG CTGCGTTGGGGTGGATGAAGACGACGCTCCAGATATCGACATATATCACTGTCCAAACTGTGAAAAAACACACGGCAAATCCACAC TAAAAAAGAAACGGAACTGGAGTAAATATGACACAGGACAAAGCACAGATATCAAAGCGGTTCAGAACGGCAGCCAGGTGTTTATAAAGGAGCTGCGCAGTCGGACGTTTCCAAG CGCTGACGATGTGCTGGTGAAGCTGAGCGGCACCCAGCTGACCGTGGAGCACCTGGAGCAGGACGGCTTCAGCGAGCCCATCCTGGCTCAGAAGAAAGAGGGTCTGGGCCTGGCGATGCCGCCCCCGACCTTCTACATCAGTGACGTGGAGAACTACGTTG GTCCTGACGTCGTCGTGGACGTGGTCGACGTCACCAAGCAGACCGACAGCAAGATGAAGCTCAAAGAGTTTGTTGATTATTACTACAGCACCAACAGAAAGAAAGTGTTGAACGTCATCAACCTCGAGTTCTCCGACACGCG GATGAACAACATAGTTGAGAGTCCGCAGATTGTTCGGCAGCTGTCTTGGGTGGAAAACTACTGGCCCGACGACGCTCTGCTCGGGAAACCCAAGGTCACCAAATACTGTCTCATCTGCGTGAAGGACAGCTACACAGACTTCCACATCGAGTGTGGGGGGGCTTCGGTCTGGTATCACGTTCTGAAG GGGGAGCAGATCTTCTTCCTGATCAAGCCCACCTCTGCGAACCTGTCCCTGTACGAGCGCTGGAGGTCCTCGTCCAACCACAGCGAGATGTTCTTCGCAGACCAGGTGGACAAGTGTTACAAATGCACTCTGAAGCAAGGCCAGACTCTGTTCATCCCATCAG GTTGGATCAATGCAATGCTGACTCCGGTCGACTGTTTGGCCTTTTCTGGGCACTTTATCCACAACCTGAGCGTGGAGATGCAGATGAG GGCGTATGAGATCGAGAAGAGGTTAAAGATCAGGACGCTCACTCCGTTCCCCAACTTTGAAACCGCATGTTGGTACGTGGGACGACACCTGCTGGAGCGATTCAAAG CGTTGCATAAAGTTAATAAGCAACCTGCCCCGTACCTGCTCAATGGTGCCAAAATCATCAACGGAGCCTTCAGATCCTGGACAAAGAAACAG GCCCTCTTGGAACACGAAGACGAGCTTCCAGAAAACATGAAGCCATCCCAGCTCATCAAGGATCTGGCCAAAGAGATCAGACTCTCGGAG AATGCAAACAAAGCTGTCAAGAACGAGCCCATCGTTGCTCCCTCGGAACCGGTCGAGCATCCAGCATCCGCCCACTCAGACCCGGAGGAGCCGGTTTCCCCGGCTCAAGTGCTGTCGCAAAGCCGAGTCAAAGCCCGGCAGAAAACACCAAAGTCCACCAAAGCCCACAAGGCTCCGAAACCCCCGAAGGTGCCGAAGGCCCCCAAGACTCCCAAGGTGAAGGAAGGCGGGaagaagaaagcaaagaaatTCAAAGAGACCTCGCTGCCTCTGAAGGCGTCCAGCTTCGCTGCTCTCGAGTCACACGCAAAGGACATTTTAAGTAAAATGGACGATTCAAAGAAGGCAAAG GTTGTCAAAAATCTCCTGAGCATGTCGGCAAAGGAGATACCAAAACAGAACAACATGGAGAAGTTTGAAATAAGAGAACAGAGCAAAAATAAGACCGAAGCAAAATGGAAATATAAG AACAGCAAACCGGATTCTTtgctgaagatggaggaagaaagCAAAGTGGACCGGACGCTGCTGTCAAGCAATAAGGACAAATTCAGCTTTACCATGTCCCACAAGAAAATGCTCAG TTCCAAGATCCTGAAGCCTCAGACCAACTCCGGCGTCTTCGGATCCTTGCAAAACCTGAAGGACAACAAGTCCAAGCCCGTGAGGGACGAATACGAGTACGTCTCGGACGAGGGGGAGCTGAAGATCGACGAGTTCCCCATCAGGCGGAAAAAGACCTCGGCGAGGAGGGATCAGTCCC ACCTCAGAGAACCCCTTCAGCCATCAAAGAAGTCCAAGTTCCAGCCTTTGGTGAGCAGG ACCGCCGAGTCTTCGGATGAGGAGATGCTGCACATAGACACGGAGTCCAAGCCGGAGGTGAAAGGGTCCAGTTTGAAGGTTAGGAAAAAGGACCACAGTGCTGCAGGGattctggatctgctgcaggcaAGCAAGCAAGTTGGTGGGATTGACTACAGCACTAACAG TCAGCCGCCTGCGTCTCCGAGCACGCAGGAGGCCATTCAGGGCATGCTGTCCATGGCCAACCTGTCGTCTTCAGAGAGCCTGCAGCAGCCGTGGAGCAACAGTCAGTCCAAAAACCACAGCCAGCTGAAGAACAACTCGCACGGTGCGGCGGCGGGGAAgaagagcggcggcggcggcttcgGCGGCGGCGACATGAAGCGGCCGACCAAACACCTCTGTAAAAAGACCAGGAAAAGCAGCAGCGTAGAAAGTCAGGACTACGATGACGACCAGGATCACCTGGAGGCGTGTTTCAGAGACTCGGATTACG TTTACCCCTCGCTGGAGTCCGAAGAGGATAATCCCGTTTTTAAATCCAGATCAAAGAAGCGCAAAAGCAGCGACGACACTCCGTATAACCCCACAG CTCGCGTTGGACCTTCGGTTCCTCGCCACGAGCGTCCGGCGAGGGACGGCGCCCGAGTGGCCTCCATAGAAACGGGCCTGGCGGCGGCTGCGGCGAAGCTGTCGCATCAG gaggagcagaaatcgaagaagaagaggaaaagcgCCAAGCGGAAGGTGATCGAGCATCCGCAGAGCAACTCGCGGGACAGCAGCTCGCCGGAGCCCAACCCGGAGTCCCAAGACGACTGCCTGAGCGATTACGCCTTCAACGCCGAGACTGTTAGAGCGCCCGAGGGGCCGAAGCCCATGGCCCCCGGCGTCTTCCTCAACCAGAGGCAATCGTCCATCCACTCGCCCAGCAGCAACCACAACAGCGCCAAATTCACAAGCATCAACAGCAGCGGCGTCGCCAAGGGCGACCACACGGCGACGGCCGAGGCCAAAG CAAAGCGACTAAAGAAAGGAATGGCAACGGCCAAACAGAGACTGGGAAAGATCCTAAAGATCCATCGAAACGGGAAGCTGCTCCTGTAG
- the cstf1 gene encoding cleavage stimulation factor subunit 1 — MYRPKPTLKDRQHLYKLIISQLLYDGYISIANNLINEVKPETVVSPSEQLMQLAKIGLENDDSAVQYAIGRSDTVAPGVGIDLEFDADVQTMSPEASEYETCYVTSHKGPCRVASYSRDGQLIATGSADASIKILDTERMLAKSAMPIEVMMNETAQQNMENHPVIRTLYDHVDEVTCLAFHPTEQILASGSRDYTLKLFDYSKPSAKRAFKYIQEAEMLRSISFHPSGDFLLVGTQHPTLRLYDINTFQCFVSCNPLDQHTDTISSVSYNPTANSYVTCSKDGSVKLWDGVSNRCVSSFEKAHDGAEVCSAIFSKNSKYILSSGKDSVVKLWEISTGRTLVKYTGAGLSGRQMHRTQGVFNHTEDYVLLPDERTISLCCWDSRTAERKNLLSLGHNNIVRCIVHSPTNPGFMTCSDDFRARFWYRRTTTD, encoded by the exons ATGTATCGTCCAAAACCAACTCTGAAAGACCGTCAGCATCTGTACAAGCTCATCATAAGCCAGCTCCTCTATGATGGCTACATCAGCATCGCCAACAATCTTATCAATGAGGTCAAGCCAGAGACTGTGGTGTCGCCATCGGAACAGCTGATGCAGCTGGCAAAGATCG GTTTGGAGAACGACGACAGTGCGGTGCAGTACGCCATTGGGCGCTCGGATACAGTTGCGCCCGGCGTGGGGATTGACCTGGAGTTTGATGCTGATGTCCAGACAATGTCTCCAGAGGCATCAGAATACGAGACCTGTTACGTAACGTCCCATAAGGGGCCGTGCCGGGTGGCGTCATACAGTCGCGACGGCCAGCTGATCGCCACCGGCTCTGCCGATGCCTCCATCAAGATCCTGGACACCGAGCGCATGCTGGCCAAGAGTGCTATGCCTATAGAG GTGATGATGAACGAGACGGCGCAACAGAACATGGAGAATCATCCCGTGATCCGGACCCTTTACGACCACGTTGACGAAGTCACCTGCCTCGCCTTCCACCCGACCGAACAGATTCTAGCGTCTGGCTCGAGGGATTACACCCTCAAACTCTTTGACTACTCAAAGCCCTCTGCAAAAAGAGCCTTTAAATACATACAG GAAGCAGAAATGCTCCGCTCCATCTCGTTCCACCCCTCAGGAGACTTCTTACTGGTGGGAACGCAGCATCCGACCCTGCGCCTCTACGATATAAACACCTTCCAGTGCTTCGTGTCGTGTAACCCGCTCGACCAGCACACCGACACCATCAGCAGCGTCAGCTACAACCCCACCGCCAACAGCTACGTGACCTGCAGCAAAGACGGCAGCGTGAAGCTCTGGGACGGCGTCTCCAACCGCTGCGTCTCCAGCTTCGAGAAGGCCCACGACGGCGCCGAGGTCTGCTCTGCCATTTTCTCCAAAAACTCCAAGTACATCCTGTCTAGTGGCAAAGACTCCGTGGTCAAGCTGTGGGAGATCTCTACGGGACGGACGCTCGTCAAGTACACAG GCGCCGGGCTGAGCGGCCGCCAGATGCACCGGACCCAAGGGGTGTTCAACCACACCGAGGACTACGTGCTGCTGCCGGACGAGCGCACCATCAGCCTGTGCTGCTGGGACTCGCGCACGGCTGAGCGCAAGAACCTGCTGTCGCTAGGACACAATAACATTGTGCGCTGCATCGTGCACTCCCCCACCAACCCGGGCTTCATGACCTGCAGCGACGACTTCAGGGCCCGCTTCTGGTACCGCCGAACCACCACGGACTGA
- the LOC130524973 gene encoding proline-rich protein 36-like produces the protein MSIHNLTSPSLSLLLHVSTSSHFPQVLLCSLRSSSVFPQSLPCVPTDHPTPSSSVFPQNLLCSLRSSPVFPQILLLHPLLCSLRSSYSILICVPSGPPLCSLRSPSVFPQVLLCSLTSSFAPSHPPLFPQIPLCVPSGPPLCSLRSSSAPSGPPLLPQILLCVSSDPPLCSLRSSSVFPQIPLCVPSDPPLLPQILLCSLRSPSVFPQVLLCVPSGPPLCSFRSSSVFPQVLPCVPSDPTTPSSSVFPHILLCVPSDPPTPSSSVFPHILLCVPSDPTTPSSSVFLHPSSVFPQILLCSLRSPSVFPQVLLCVPSGPPLCSHRSSYSIFLCSLRSSSVFPQIPLCSLKSSSAPSYPPLFPQIPSPSVFPQVLLCVPLDPPLCSLRSSPVFPQILLWVPYAMLRRTLSCSAPQL, from the exons ATGTCCATACACAACCTCACCTCTCCATCCCTGTCCCTTCTTCTTCACGTCTCTACATCCAGCCAtttccctcaggtcctcctctgttccctcagatcctcctctgtgtttcctcag aGCCTCCCCTGTGTTCCCACAGATCATCCTACTCCATCATCTtctgtgttccctcagaacctcctctgttccctcagatcctcccctgtgttccctcagatcctcttACTCCATCCTCTTctgtgttccctcagatcctcgTACTCCATCCTCATCTGTgttccctcaggtcctcctctgtgttccctTAGATCCCCATCTGTgttccctcaggtcctcctctgctccctcacATCCTCCTTTGCTCCCTCAcatcctcctctgttccctcagatccccctGTGTgttccctcaggtcctcctctgtgttccctcagatcctcctctgctccctcaggtcctcctctgctccctcagatcctcctttgtgtttcctcagatcctcctctgtgttccctcagatcctcctctgtgtttcctcagatccccctctgtgttccctcagatcctcctctgctccctcagatcctcctctgttccctcagatccccctctgtgttccctcaagtcctcctctgtgttccctCAGGTCCTCCCCTGTGTTCCTTCAgatcctcctctgtgttccctCAGGTCCTCCCCTGTGTTCCTTCAGATCCTACTactccatcctcctctgtgttccctcacatcctcctctgtgttccctcagatcctcctactccatcctcctctgtgttccctcacatcctcctctgtgttccctcagatcctactactccatcctcctctgtgttcctTCACCCCTCCTctgtgttccctcagatcctcctctgttccctcagatccccctctgtgttccctcaggtcctcctctgtgttccctcaggtcctcctctgtgttcccACCGATCCTCCTActccatcttcctctgctccctcaggtcctcctctgtgttccctcagatccccctctgctccctcaaatcctcctctgctccctcatatcctcctctgttccctcagatcccctccccctctgtgttccctcaggtcctcctctgtgttccctTAGATCCCCCTctgtgttccctcagatcctcccctgtgttccctcagatcctcctctggGTTCCCTACGCCATGTTGCGTAGAACCCTCAGCTGTTCTGCTCCCCAGCTCTAG